The sequence TCTGCTATACCGATCGGGTTGTAGGGAATGAGGTTGACATGGGACTGGAACCCCCGCACCAACTTCGCTAAGAACATAGCGCACTCTATACTGTCATTGACCCCAGCTAGTAGGGTGTATTCAAAACTAACTCGCCTACCTGTTTTTGCCACATAGTCCTGACAGTCAGCAAGTAAGCGATCGAGGGGATAGCGATCGGCAGCAGGGACCAACCGACGGCGCAACTCCTGGGTAGGGGCATGGAGACTGACCGCTAAAGTAGCCTGCAGGTCGTAGGTAGCAAGCTGGGCAATTTTCTGGGGGATACCGACGGTGGAAATAGTCATGTGGCGCTGACTGATGCCTACATCCTGGTGCAGACTGTAGATGGCTCCTACTAAATTCTCTAAGTTGAGCAGGGGTTCTCCCATTCCCATAAACACCAGGTGACTCACCCGCCTCTGCATCTGCTGTTGTACTGTCAACACCTGGTCAATGATCTCATGTTCTCTTAAGTTCCTTTGCCAGCCTCCCTTCCCTGTGGCACAAAAAGTACAGCCCATAGGACAGCCCACCTGGGTTGACACACACACCGTCAGGCGCTTGCTTGTGGGAATCCCCACGGTCTCGATTAGCTTGCCGTCCTCTAACTGCAGGAGAAACTTCTCTGTACTATCTTTTGCCCTAACTCGGTGTACTACCTGGGACCGACCTACCTTGACATCCCGCAACGCTTCCCGCCATTGCTTGGGTAGGACAGGGATTTCCCCTAGCTGGCTAACCCCTTTACTATAAATCCATTCGTGTACTTGCTTGCCCCGAAAGGCAGGCTGACCCATCTGCACTGCCCAATCCATCAGCTCCGATCGGGATTTACCTAACAGAGTGGTCATCTCTACAGTTCTTCTAGTTCCTCCGGCTGGGGTTGCTTCACTTCCCTTGCCCAGGCACTTTGAATCTGCTGTTGGGTTGTTTCGTAGTAATCGGGGTCAGGGGGTGGTGGGGGTTCGGGTTCGATGCGTTTCCGTTTCGGGGGTGGTTGCACGGGTACCCTCTCCTCTGCCCAGTTGTCTTCCTCCTCCCAACTTGGAGTTGCTTCCCGTTGGTAAGTGGGTTTGGGTTTGGTGGGATAGGTGTTTTCTCGCCGTCCCGACCCCAGGGCATTGGTAGAGATAGAGGCGGGGGGAGGTAGATAGTCTTCCTCGTATTCCTGCTCCCAGGGGGGCTTGCCTAGTCCTAGGGTTTCTAAAATGCCCTTCGTCAGCTGTTCCAACCGCTCTTCCATGCCCTCTGTCACCACAATCCGTTCCCGCCCCACAGCAATCACTTCGTTCACATCTAGTAAATAAGTACTGATCAGTTGGGCAGGAATTTGGGGTATAGCAATTGATGCCAGAATCAAATACAGCAAATCCCCCGTTTCTGGGTCAAACTGAAAGTCCCTTACTTTACCTAGGACTTCCCCCGATTCTGTCACTACTTCACAACCAAGCAAGTTTGTGTATCTTTCACTAACTAAATAGTCCTGTAAAACCCGATCGTTATCTACCAAAATTGCATCGGGTCCGAGAATGTTAATGTCTTCAAGCGCCATGAAGTAGGTTTCCCCCAGATTGATGGTTGTACCGGGGAGGGTGCGTTCCGACACAGTTAAACCCATAACTTGCCGCTGGTTCATGTCCACCCATACTTCTGTCACTACCCCCAACCTGCGGGCGGTGGACTGGCTGATAACTTGAGTGCCCAACAGGGAACTACGTTGGCGGATTTGTTCATCCGTTGTGTTCATGGATTTAACCTGTATCTCTTGCTGTACTAGCTATGATAGCTTAACTCCATCAGTTGGGAGAAACAACATCTACCCTACCGCTAGAAGTTAGCAGAAACTTCAGGAATATAGTGTTTGACTGCCCACACTTGATAGTCTAAAAACCGCCCCAGGAGAGAGAGTAGCGCCAAGAACGATCGAAATAGTCTGCCAGCTGGTTTGGTGTATTTGCCTGACAGTTTGCCCCATCAAATTGGGGACTAGTGCAGTTGGGCTACTTACGACTCAAGAGAAATCTCCGCAAATCCCTGACGCTGTAAGTTCTCACTGATTGCTCTAGGTTCTAGGAAGTGCAACAGATAATCCTTGCCCCCCGCTTTTGTCCCCGTACCGCTCAGCTTGAACCCACCAAAGGGATGCCGATCGACTAGCGCACCTGTGATACCACGATTGATATAAAGATTACCTACCTCAAAATCAGTTTTTGCCCGTTGGATATGGGAGGGGGTGCGGGAATACAGTCCCCCTGTAAGAGCATAGGCGGTGTTATTGGCAATTTCTAGCGCCCGCTCGAAACTACTAGCTTTTATCACCCCTAAAACGGGTCCAAAAATTTCCTCCTGGGCGATGGGAGAGGCGGGGTCGAGGTCGGGCACGATCGTGGGGCTGATGTAGTAACCGAAATCAGGGACAGGGGCAGCTGTAATTGCTTTTGCCGCCATAGCAATATAGGACTGGATTTTGCCCTGGGAGTGGGCATCAATAACTGGACCAACCTGGGTACTAGGCAGATGGGCTTCCCCAACTATGAGGGTTTGGGTGGCAGCAATGAGGCGTTCTAAAAAGCGATCGTAAATCGTCTCTAGGACAATTGCCCTAGAACAAGCGGAACACTTTTGCCCGCTATAGCCAAAGGCAGAATGGACTACCCCCACTACCGCTTGGTCGAGGTCGGCACTTTCGTCAATGATGATGGCGTTTTTGCCCCCCATTTCGGCTACTACCCGTTTCAGGTGCCGTTGCCCAGGGCGTAAAACCGCTGCTTCCGCATAGATAGAACACCCTACTTCCTGGGAGCCAGTAAAAGCATAGAGATGAACTGCAGGATGACGGACAAGATAGGAACCGATTTCCGCTCCTTTGCCGGGGAGATAGGTAAATACTCCAGGAGGTAATCCCGCTGCTTGCAAAACTTGGGCAATTTGGGCAGCCACCACCGCTGACTGGGTAGCGGGTTTGAGAATGACTGTATTTCCCGCCACTAGGGCGGCACTGCACATCCCCATGGCAATCGCTAAGGGGAAATTCCAGGGCGAAATTACTACGGCAATACCCCTAGGTTGGTAGAGATAGAGGTTTTCTTCCCCAGGAACATTACGAGTGAGGGGACGATTGAGTTTTTCCATCTCTTTGGCGTAATAGCGACAGAAATCGATCGCCTCTGAGACCTCCGCATCGGCTTCACGGATGGGTTTGCCCACTTCCCACATCACCCAGGCACTGAGTTCGTAGCGTTTTTGCTCCATGATGTCGGCACAGCGGCGGAGAATGTCTGCCCGCTCTTGTACAGGGGTGTGCTTCCAGTCCTTAAATGCTTTTTGGGCAACAGCAAGGGCACGATCGGTTTGCTCTAAACTGGCCATGCCTACCATACCAACGATCTCTTCATATCGGGACGGATTGACTGAGGGGCTATATTCTTTCGTTTCGACAGGTTGACCATTGATGAGGGGGAGATAGGTCTGCTTAAACAGTTGTTTAACTTTAGCGATTGCCTCCTGCTGTTTTTGTCTGGCGGCTGCCTGGGTGTAATCAGTGTTGGGGGTATTACTAAAGTGATCAAATGTCACTACCTTGGGTTGGGCAAGGGTGGCGATAGGTGCGGGCGGGGCCAGTAATTCCTCGATCGGTCGTTTTTCTTTGGTACTCTGGCGTAAAAAGGAACTGTTTGCCGTATTTTCCAACAGCCGTCGAATTAAATAGGACATCCCCGGAATCAGCTCCCCGTAGGGACAGTAAATCCGTACCCTATGTCCCATCTTGGCAATTGCTTTCATGTATTGTTCCCCCATACCGTAGAGGGCTTGCACCTCAAAGCGATCGTGGGGCACTCCCAGTTTTTCTTTCAGGACAATCGCCTTAGCGAGGGAACGCACATTATGACTACCGATTGCTGCTTTGATATATTGGTTGTGCTCTAACAGAATTGTCAGCAATTTCTCAAAGTTAGCATCTGTCTCTGCTTTGGCGTCAAACACCGGGGCAGTCCAACCTTGCTGATAGGCTTTGATAGTTTCTTGATCCCAATAAGCCCCTTTGATCAAACGCAGCGTGATGGGGGTACCTCTGTCTTTCACCCAGGCTAATAAGTTATATAAATCCCTTTCACTGTCTCTGAGATAAGCCTGCAGGGTAAAACCAATATCCGATCGGTGTCTAAACTCTTCTTCCCCACAGATGTCTTGCAAAATCGCCAAGGTCAAATCCTTGTATTGGTATTGTTCCATGTCAAAATGGACCGCACAGTTTAGCTGACCCGCCCGTCGCAGTAAGGTGCGAATTGGTACACTTACCCGCTCCTTCGTCTCCTGGGGTGCCAGAGGATCAAAGTTGGCATAAAAAGCCGTCAGTTTGACCGATACCTGGATTTCCCCTGCCAGACGGCTACGCAACTCCTCCATCAAATCCAGATACTTCTGTAAATATAACTCTGCCTCTCTCTGACTGATGACCGCTTCCCCCAAAATGTCGATCGTGAAAGCCATCCCTTCTTTGTGTAAACGATCGATCGTTTGCAGCGCTTCTCGTAGATTTTCCCCACAGATGTAGCGTCTGGCTAGGGCTGAGACTGCGGTAGCAAAGGTATTAGCGGCAATAGCTGCTGCTGGGCTGTCCAAATTAAAGTTAAGCAAAGACTGCAAATGGGAGAAAGAAGACAGATACTCTTGCAAATGGCGGGCAATCTCCCGATTACTCTGCAAAGAGGGCAGACAGTCAATCAGTTGGAATAATCGCACCCGCAGTTCCTCCTGTTCCATTGCCCAGTTCATCAACTTGTCATCTAGGCGCAGGGCTTGCCAGAAAGAAGAACGATCGGCGTTGATAATTGTCGTACCAAGGCGGAGAATATCTGCTTCCAGTTGCGTAGCAATCACAGTCAAAATCCTAAAAAATCTAGCCTATCCTAATCATACTAAGGGCAGAGATTTGTTAGGTTGATTACTTTTTCAGCTTGCCATTTAGCTTACCCTCTGCCATGATGGAGCCATGCGCATTTTAATCAGCAACGACGACGGTATATTCTCCCCTGGGGTGCTAGCCCTAGCCGAAGCAATCGCCTGCGACCACGAAGTTACCGTAGTCTGTCCCGATCGGGAGCGTTCCGCTACTGGGCATGCCCTGACTCTACAGGAACCCCTACGGGTAGACAGTATCAAAGGACTATTCTCTGACAAAATAACTGCCTGGGCTTGTTCTGGTACCCCCTCCGACTCCGTGAAACTAGCCCTCGATGCCCTCATGCCCGAACGACCGGAGCTAGTGTTATCGGGAATCAACCGTGGTGCCAATTTGGGTACCGATGTCCTTTACTCTGGCACTGTGTCAGCGGCTATGGAAGGCGTACTGGAAGGCTTACCGAGTATTGCCCTGAGTTTGACCAGCTTTGCCTCGTTGGAATTTACAGCTGCGGCTACCTTTGCCCAGAGTTTGGTGCGATACATCAGTCAACATCCCCTGCCAGAACCCCTACTACTCAATGTCAACATCCCAGCAATTGCCCCCCAGGATATTTGTGGTGTCCGCATTACCCGCCTAGGTATTCGACGCTGGCGGGATGTCTTTGAAAAGCGGGTCGACCCCAGGGGAAAAACCTACTACTGGCTGTCAGGGGAAGTAGTGGAAGAGGAAGCCGCCGAGGACAGCGACATCCAAGCCATCCGCAACAACTACATCACCATTACCCCCCTCAAATACGACCTCACCCTAGAAACGGGCATAGATTCCCTCCATACCTGGCTCAAGTCTACCAACCTTGATAGCCTCACCCTATGTTAAAAGCCCTTTGCCTCTCCCTACTGCTTTCTATCCCAGTCTTCGCCCAAACCCTGCCCAGCCCAAAATCCACCATCAAACTGTTTGAAAACGCCACGATCGCGCCTGGCAAAACCCCCATTACCTTGCGGGGCATCAGCGGCGGCAGCAAAGAAACCCAAGAATTATCCCGCACCCCCAAGACAGAAACAGGAGAATGCATTGGTTTTGTGGATAGCAATCCCGACCATGAGATCACCCTCACCGCCCAACTCAACTATCTTCGTTTGAGTGTGAAGAGTCCTGGGGATACAATTCTCCTGATTAAGGGGCCGGGGGGCACCTGGTGCAACGACGACAGCACCGATCGCAATCCCCGCATTGAAGGGCAATGGCTAGCTGGTACCTATCAGATTTGGGTTGGTTCCTACAGTAAAGATACCTCCTACCCCTACCTCCTAGAGATCAGCGAAAGCCCCTAAATGAAAAGCCCCCACTAGGGGGGCAGACCCAACTAAGTTATAAGCGAACTAGAACGAGAAAGTAGTCCGCAGCACACCCACCACCAGGGTATTGTTAGCATTGTTGCTATCAGGATTGAAGACAAAGAACACACCCGGTTGGATGTTAATGTTGCGGGATACCCGATAGCGATAGAAAATCTCCAAGTTATAGGAAGTACCCCTTGCGTCCACATTAGCAGCTGCAGGTAAGCTAGTGCTGGTTACCCTGGGAGGCTGACCAAAGGCAATTGCTCCCAAATTACCAGAGCCAAACAGGTCGGGGAAGGTGACATTGACAGCCCAAGTCAGCAGGTCAGCTGTCGCACCGCGGTTGGGAGCAGCCTCAGACCGAGCATTAGCAAAGCTGATGTTGCCACCCAGCGTAAAGCCCCGCGCTACTGCCCAATCAAAGGCAAAGCCATACACATCAGCAGAGGTATCAGCATTAAAGGGATTAGCAGCAAAGCCAGTGCTAGTGCTAGCAGTCAAGTTGACACCCCGCGCATCAAAGCGACGGGAATACAGAGCCGAGAGTTTCAAATCCCGCGACGGCTTGAATAGTAGCTGGATCGAAGCAGAGTAGTCACCGTTGGTGAGACCAGCTTGCCCCGTTGCCTGGGCTACTGCCCCCGAAGGCACCAAATAAGCCAGATTGATGTCAAAAGCCTCACTAACCTTAAATTGCAGACCAAGACCTGCCCCCTCTGGACCACGAAACATCAGGGGGTCAAAACGATGGAACCGAGAAATCGCCCCCGTATCACTGCTGGCAATGCGGCTGACAGGGTCTAAAACGTCATCCAAGTCCATGGCATTCACGCCAATAAAGGCAGTGATGGAATCCCCGATCGGGAAACGATACCACAGGTCATCGATTTGGAAGTTACCACTGGTATCCAGGTCAAAGCCCAGGCGTGCCATGTTTGTACCCACCGTGGCACTGTTAAAGGTAGTGACATTCCCAAATTGCAGACGCGTGCGGAGTAAATCCCTGCCCGTAAAGCTAGTGTTGAAGTTGAGGCGCACTCTTGCCCCCAAAACAAAGTTGGAGTTTCTATCCCTACCTACACTGCCCCCAACCGCACTGGTAGCAAAAGCAGGCACAAATAGGACAGTACCCGCTAGCTTAGTGGTAGTAGAAAACTGCTGCTTCTCCAGCGTATCAACCTTCTTCTCCAGAGCATCTACTCTACCCTTGATAGCAGCTAACTCCGCCGCAAATTCCTCCTGCAAACGCTGCAGAGTAGCCAGGTCCTCCTTGCTCACCTTGTCCGCTAACCCTGCCGAGATGATTTCATTAATTTTGTCCAAGCAAGCATTCAAACCAGCGGCAAACTCGTAGCGGGTTAACGCCCGATTACCACGATAAGTACGATTGGGATAACCCTCAATACAGCCATACCGCTCTACTAGAGATTGCAAGGCGCTAAATGCCCAATCTGTGGGTCTTACGTCACTCAGTTCCGAAACAGAAGTTACCTGGGAAATATTGCTAGGGTTACCAGCCTTGGGACGGCTAAGGGGGTCGCGGCTGATGTTGCGAATCAAAATAGAATCATTGTTCTGGGTAACAGTCTGAGCCTGGGCAACTGCCATTGCCGAGGATGCCATTACTAGGGACGTTACAGTCACAAAAGTTAGTCTTGCCATCTTTACTCCTCCATTCCTCACACCGCACCAGTCTAACGTAGAACTGGGTACTTTGCAAGGTTAACCATTTACCATCCCCAGTGTATCAGAAGCAAGAGATATTTTGCTACCGATCGTTTATGATTATTGCTATGCTAACCAATGCTATCGAGCGAAATTTTTAGATTCCATGCAGTTTTCCGTTGCACAGATATTAGAGGCATGTTCTGAGGATAAGTTAGTTGCCCCCAAGGCATTAGAGAAAAAGTTAGGTATTGATTCGGAGGAGGAAGTTACCTACCTACAAATTGCCCTAGAAGCCCTAGAGAAATCCGGCATCCTAGAAAAAGACAGGGGGAAATACCGCCGTGTCAGTGAAGATGGTCTATTAGAAGCCCGATTGCGCTGTTCGAGCAAGGGTTACTGTTTTGCTGTCCAGGAGGTAGAAGGGGCAGAGGTCATCTATATCCGCGAGAACAAACTCAGTTCCGCCTGGCATGGGGACAAAGTCCTTGTCAAAGTCACGAAAGACGGGATGCGGCGGCGCAACCCCGAAGGGGAAGTCAAGCTAGTTTTGGAACGCACTAACAATCGTATTTTGGCAAAGCTAAAAGCTACTCCCCAAGGCTACCGTGCTATGCCCTTGGATAACCGCCTCAATGTGGAGATAGAACTACTCCCCTACCCCAATTTGGAACATCACCTCGATCGGTTAGTGCACATTGAGATTGTGCGCTATGCCCTGGGGAACTTACCGCCCTTGGCGCAGATCACACGGGTGTTGGGACAGGACAGCTCTACTAGCCAAGAGCAGGAACTGGTAAGCTGTAAGTACAACCTGCCTGGGGCTTTACCTGAGCATGTGACGGGGCTAATTAACCAGGTACCCAAGCTGACCCCTAACCGTTTGGATTGGCGGCAACGGCGAGTTGTGCAACTAGGGGAAGCCCTCATATCCATCGAGCGGGAACGGCAGGGCTGGGAAATTGGTGTGCATATCCCCGATGTAGCAACTTATATTCCCTTGGACTCACCCCTGGACTTGGTGGCACGGGAGCGGGGGCGGGCTTACTGGTTAGGGGAGCAGGTAATTCCTATGTTGCCCCAGTTGCCGCCGTTGCAACAGCCTGAGCGTCTATGTATTTCTGTCCTTATGCACCTCAACGAAGGGGGAGAGATGGTCTGGTTTGAAATCCACCCTACCCTAGTGCGAGTGACGGCGGACGCTGAACCAGTTCTGGCAAACCTAGAGGCTTCTCGGCGGGCGGTAGAAAATTACTTAGCAGCGGTGGTACTTGATATAGACATGCCCTGGGGGGAACAGGGGGATGAGGGAGTACTGGGAGTGATAGTCACTCGATCACCCCTCCAGGGACTAGTTGCCCGCCTGTTGATGATGGCAAATCGCGCTATTGCCCTGCATTTTAAGGCATTGGGCTTACCAGCCCTGTTTTACAGTCAACCAGAGCCAGACCCCGATCGCCTCACCGACTGGCTCAACCTCCTGCAGGAATGGGGTGTGCCCCCAACAGACAGCCGCCGCTATCTCAGCCAAATTCAGCAGGTCAGCAATCCTACCCAGCAAAACATCCTTAAACAGCTGTTCATCAATCTACTACGTCCAGGGGAATATGGGCTGCAGCCTCAACCCCACTACGGCATGCTCTTGGCGGGACGGGACACCCCCTACTGCCACGCTGTCTTACCTCAATACCGCTACCCTGACTTCCTCAACCAACACCTCCTCCACTTATTATTCAATGAGGGGCGAGATAGACGCAGTAGTCGTTCCAAAGAGGGGGTAGATTTACGCAGTTCCCGCTGCCACGGACAGATTAGCTGGAGCGTGCTTCCCCCAGAAACCGAAAGACAATTCCGCAATTTAGTGGAAAGTCTGTTGCCCACTCTCAACCAACAGGAACAACAAGCCTACAAGAGTGCCCTGGAACTAGAAGCCCTCCGTAAAATTCTATTGGTGCAGCCCTATGTGGGTAAGACTGTGTATGGCATAATTACAGCGGTGCACAAATATCGCTTCTTCGTGAGCTTAGAGGACTCCCTCGCTGAAGGACTAGTCCATGTCAGTTCCCTCAAGGATGACTGGTATGAATTCCAAACCCACCCCCATAACAAGCGAGGTAGAGCCTTGGTGGGGAAGCGATCGGGCAAACAGTATACTATCGGCGATCGGGTTGAGGTACTGGTGCGAGCAGTAGACTATTATCGCCAGCAGGTAGATTTAACCATCCCCCGCACTGGTACCATAGCTGATACAGCTGAGGCAGAGGAAGAGGACTACGATCCCGAAGAAATATTGGATGAGTAGGGGCAAAGCCTGGTACAATGCTTGCAAGCGAAAATAGCTACCCTTTGTGCTATGAACAACCAGGACCTGTTAGTGGAAGTTAGTGCCGATGCCCAGCCCGTCCCTGTATCCACTGCTGTCATTGCCCAAGAGATCCGAAAGCTGACTGCTATTGCCCAACAAGCGGGGCAGGAACTAGAGGAAATTGTGTTTAGCACCAAGTTTAATGAGGAGGGGCGCTTGGTACTGACTCCCCAGGGTCTAAGTTTGAAATTCCGACGTCCAGGGGCAGTAGTAGCAACACCAACGGTAATGAGTGTGGCTCCCCACGTCCAAGGGGTAGATAAATATGATTCTCTCCGATCGGCTTTAGCACGGGGCGACTGGCAACAGGCGAATCAGGAAACTTGGAACCTCTTGTGCCAGGGGTTGGGGAAACTGCCAGGAACGTTCATTAGCAAAGAGGAAATAGGACAACTGCCCTGCGAGCTACTGCAAACGATCGATCGGCTATGGCTAGACCACAGTCAGGGCAAATTCGGGTTTAGTGTGCAGCAGGAATTATGGCAAAAGTAAGGGGGGGATATGAGCAACGACCAAATCTTGATGTACTTTATCGATGAAGCAAAAGAGCACCTGCAGACGATCGAAGGCGGCTTAACCAACATCCACCAGATGATGGCGGATGAGGAGATGGTCAACGATGTGTTCCGTGCTGCTCACTCTATCAAAGGGGGAGCTGCTATGCTAGGTTTGACGGGGATTCAACACACTGCCCACAAACTAGAGGACTACTTCAAAGTATTGAAAGAACACCCCAAACTCCCTGTAGATAAAGACTTAGAGAGCTTGTTGTTGCAGGGATTTGACAAACTGCAAGACCTTTTACTAGAGCTGCAAAGTCCAGGGGGACTGACCAAGGACAAGGAACAGCAAATTCTACGGGATGTAGAACCTATCTTTGACCGACTCAAACAGCACCTAGACGCATTGCTTACGGGAGGGACAGCTCCTGCAGTAGCAACGACAGCCCCTGCCAAGGATGCAGCTCCCAAAAACAAGTTGGCAGTCTTTCAGAAAGAAGTGACAGAGAAATTGCGGGCAATGTTGCAGTGCTTCAAGCAAGCCGATCGTCCTAACACCCGTGCGGAACTGCAAAAAATCTGTGACCAGCTCTTGCACTATGGGGAGGAATTTGAATTGCCCCAGTGG is a genomic window of Pseudanabaenaceae cyanobacterium SKYG29 containing:
- a CDS encoding PRC-barrel domain-containing protein, which produces MNTTDEQIRQRSSLLGTQVISQSTARRLGVVTEVWVDMNQRQVMGLTVSERTLPGTTINLGETYFMALEDINILGPDAILVDNDRVLQDYLVSERYTNLLGCEVVTESGEVLGKVRDFQFDPETGDLLYLILASIAIPQIPAQLISTYLLDVNEVIAVGRERIVVTEGMEERLEQLTKGILETLGLGKPPWEQEYEEDYLPPPASISTNALGSGRRENTYPTKPKPTYQREATPSWEEEDNWAEERVPVQPPPKRKRIEPEPPPPPDPDYYETTQQQIQSAWAREVKQPQPEELEEL
- the rlmN gene encoding 23S rRNA (adenine(2503)-C(2))-methyltransferase RlmN, with amino-acid sequence MTTLLGKSRSELMDWAVQMGQPAFRGKQVHEWIYSKGVSQLGEIPVLPKQWREALRDVKVGRSQVVHRVRAKDSTEKFLLQLEDGKLIETVGIPTSKRLTVCVSTQVGCPMGCTFCATGKGGWQRNLREHEIIDQVLTVQQQMQRRVSHLVFMGMGEPLLNLENLVGAIYSLHQDVGISQRHMTISTVGIPQKIAQLATYDLQATLAVSLHAPTQELRRRLVPAADRYPLDRLLADCQDYVAKTGRRVSFEYTLLAGVNDSIECAMFLAKLVRGFQSHVNLIPYNPIGIADFQRPREKAIAQFQQTLEREGVAVSVRRTRGLEADAACGQLRGRYGEFREN
- a CDS encoding iron uptake porin, with translation MARLTFVTVTSLVMASSAMAVAQAQTVTQNNDSILIRNISRDPLSRPKAGNPSNISQVTSVSELSDVRPTDWAFSALQSLVERYGCIEGYPNRTYRGNRALTRYEFAAGLNACLDKINEIISAGLADKVSKEDLATLQRLQEEFAAELAAIKGRVDALEKKVDTLEKQQFSTTTKLAGTVLFVPAFATSAVGGSVGRDRNSNFVLGARVRLNFNTSFTGRDLLRTRLQFGNVTTFNSATVGTNMARLGFDLDTSGNFQIDDLWYRFPIGDSITAFIGVNAMDLDDVLDPVSRIASSDTGAISRFHRFDPLMFRGPEGAGLGLQFKVSEAFDINLAYLVPSGAVAQATGQAGLTNGDYSASIQLLFKPSRDLKLSALYSRRFDARGVNLTASTSTGFAANPFNADTSADVYGFAFDWAVARGFTLGGNISFANARSEAAPNRGATADLLTWAVNVTFPDLFGSGNLGAIAFGQPPRVTSTSLPAAANVDARGTSYNLEIFYRYRVSRNINIQPGVFFVFNPDSNNANNTLVVGVLRTTFSF
- a CDS encoding Hpt domain-containing protein, which translates into the protein MSNDQILMYFIDEAKEHLQTIEGGLTNIHQMMADEEMVNDVFRAAHSIKGGAAMLGLTGIQHTAHKLEDYFKVLKEHPKLPVDKDLESLLLQGFDKLQDLLLELQSPGGLTKDKEQQILRDVEPIFDRLKQHLDALLTGGTAPAVATTAPAKDAAPKNKLAVFQKEVTEKLRAMLQCFKQADRPNTRAELQKICDQLLHYGEEFELPQWSELIRAAKLAVTNLNNQYKDLAPILIREIKQAQDMVIANRTLEITVSPQMRSLAPNDFFNPLARSQDEDISTFFNITEDPPQVARWKEFGRAVGWLRGQEWLTPDKINYTNEAPRGHLPAPLWLEHWQKPKDSKAELLRKEYELFIQRIRDCREHGAPN
- a CDS encoding ribonuclease R; the encoded protein is MQFSVAQILEACSEDKLVAPKALEKKLGIDSEEEVTYLQIALEALEKSGILEKDRGKYRRVSEDGLLEARLRCSSKGYCFAVQEVEGAEVIYIRENKLSSAWHGDKVLVKVTKDGMRRRNPEGEVKLVLERTNNRILAKLKATPQGYRAMPLDNRLNVEIELLPYPNLEHHLDRLVHIEIVRYALGNLPPLAQITRVLGQDSSTSQEQELVSCKYNLPGALPEHVTGLINQVPKLTPNRLDWRQRRVVQLGEALISIERERQGWEIGVHIPDVATYIPLDSPLDLVARERGRAYWLGEQVIPMLPQLPPLQQPERLCISVLMHLNEGGEMVWFEIHPTLVRVTADAEPVLANLEASRRAVENYLAAVVLDIDMPWGEQGDEGVLGVIVTRSPLQGLVARLLMMANRAIALHFKALGLPALFYSQPEPDPDRLTDWLNLLQEWGVPPTDSRRYLSQIQQVSNPTQQNILKQLFINLLRPGEYGLQPQPHYGMLLAGRDTPYCHAVLPQYRYPDFLNQHLLHLLFNEGRDRRSSRSKEGVDLRSSRCHGQISWSVLPPETERQFRNLVESLLPTLNQQEQQAYKSALELEALRKILLVQPYVGKTVYGIITAVHKYRFFVSLEDSLAEGLVHVSSLKDDWYEFQTHPHNKRGRALVGKRSGKQYTIGDRVEVLVRAVDYYRQQVDLTIPRTGTIADTAEAEEEDYDPEEILDE
- a CDS encoding GUN4 domain-containing protein; the protein is MNNQDLLVEVSADAQPVPVSTAVIAQEIRKLTAIAQQAGQELEEIVFSTKFNEEGRLVLTPQGLSLKFRRPGAVVATPTVMSVAPHVQGVDKYDSLRSALARGDWQQANQETWNLLCQGLGKLPGTFISKEEIGQLPCELLQTIDRLWLDHSQGKFGFSVQQELWQK
- the surE gene encoding 5'/3'-nucleotidase SurE, encoding MRILISNDDGIFSPGVLALAEAIACDHEVTVVCPDRERSATGHALTLQEPLRVDSIKGLFSDKITAWACSGTPSDSVKLALDALMPERPELVLSGINRGANLGTDVLYSGTVSAAMEGVLEGLPSIALSLTSFASLEFTAAATFAQSLVRYISQHPLPEPLLLNVNIPAIAPQDICGVRITRLGIRRWRDVFEKRVDPRGKTYYWLSGEVVEEEAAEDSDIQAIRNNYITITPLKYDLTLETGIDSLHTWLKSTNLDSLTLC
- the pruA gene encoding L-glutamate gamma-semialdehyde dehydrogenase, which translates into the protein MIATQLEADILRLGTTIINADRSSFWQALRLDDKLMNWAMEQEELRVRLFQLIDCLPSLQSNREIARHLQEYLSSFSHLQSLLNFNLDSPAAAIAANTFATAVSALARRYICGENLREALQTIDRLHKEGMAFTIDILGEAVISQREAELYLQKYLDLMEELRSRLAGEIQVSVKLTAFYANFDPLAPQETKERVSVPIRTLLRRAGQLNCAVHFDMEQYQYKDLTLAILQDICGEEEFRHRSDIGFTLQAYLRDSERDLYNLLAWVKDRGTPITLRLIKGAYWDQETIKAYQQGWTAPVFDAKAETDANFEKLLTILLEHNQYIKAAIGSHNVRSLAKAIVLKEKLGVPHDRFEVQALYGMGEQYMKAIAKMGHRVRIYCPYGELIPGMSYLIRRLLENTANSSFLRQSTKEKRPIEELLAPPAPIATLAQPKVVTFDHFSNTPNTDYTQAAARQKQQEAIAKVKQLFKQTYLPLINGQPVETKEYSPSVNPSRYEEIVGMVGMASLEQTDRALAVAQKAFKDWKHTPVQERADILRRCADIMEQKRYELSAWVMWEVGKPIREADAEVSEAIDFCRYYAKEMEKLNRPLTRNVPGEENLYLYQPRGIAVVISPWNFPLAIAMGMCSAALVAGNTVILKPATQSAVVAAQIAQVLQAAGLPPGVFTYLPGKGAEIGSYLVRHPAVHLYAFTGSQEVGCSIYAEAAVLRPGQRHLKRVVAEMGGKNAIIIDESADLDQAVVGVVHSAFGYSGQKCSACSRAIVLETIYDRFLERLIAATQTLIVGEAHLPSTQVGPVIDAHSQGKIQSYIAMAAKAITAAPVPDFGYYISPTIVPDLDPASPIAQEEIFGPVLGVIKASSFERALEIANNTAYALTGGLYSRTPSHIQRAKTDFEVGNLYINRGITGALVDRHPFGGFKLSGTGTKAGGKDYLLHFLEPRAISENLQRQGFAEISLES